A single genomic interval of Anopheles marshallii chromosome 2, idAnoMarsDA_429_01, whole genome shotgun sequence harbors:
- the LOC128719086 gene encoding basement membrane-specific heparan sulfate proteoglycan core protein-like, which produces MNLTCRGTGVPPPIVRWKMNGNELLDPVCDWVSEEGVGHLSCRMRFIDAGNYSCHLAHPLGMVDVQPVTVAVVQGNPCPKGEFLAGDEGTTSCLKCFCSGVSELCHKADIFRWNYTMALNDWKMHYATWDGNGTVEMVKTINNFSPNRSLYYSLPYRFIEYQVKSYGGYLHIPIELNEPQEIPDIILTGYNRTIVYRHSKNDVISNGTARIKLHESHFVYLNASSIDRSEFLTVFAYIDHFLIRMPLKNGRYEPSEQSIVMDSASDYQRGLGKATIVEECRCPAGFRGTSCERCDFGYNRAFVGPAMGLCMPWEWHRARYVPKSTTPRTYHYV; this is translated from the exons ATGAATCTAACCTGCCGTGGAACGGGCGTTCCGCCCCCGATCGTACGATGGAAAATGAACGGAAATGAACTGCTCGATCCAGTGTGTGACTGGGTGTCGGAAGAGGGCGTTGGACACTTGTCCTGCCGGATGCGGTTCATAGATGCGGGAAATTATTCCTGCCATCTGGCGCATCCCCTTGGGATGGTCGATGTACAACCGGTGACGGTGGCCGTGGTGCAGGGAAATCCATGTCCGAAAGGAGAGTTCCTGGCTGGTGACGAAGGCACCACATCCTGcttgaaatgtttttgttctggTGTGTCAGAACTCTGCCATAAGGCTGACATTTTTCGATGGAAT TATACGATGGCATTGAACGACTGGAAAATGCATTACGCCACGTGGGATGGAAATGGCACAGTGGAAATGGTGAAAACTATCAACAATTTCTCTCCCAACCGGTCACTATATTACAGTCTTCCGTATCGCTTCATTGAGTATCAAGTAAAGTCGTACGGAGGATATCTCCATATTCCAATAGAACTGAACGAACCTCAAGAGATCCCAGATATTATCCTCACG GGCTACAACAGAACGATTGTTTACAGGCATAGTAAGAACGATGTGATCAGCAATGGAACAGCTAGAATTAAACTGCATGAGTCACATTTCGTTTACCTCAACGCATCATCAATCGATCGTTCAGAGTTCCTGACAGTGTTCGCATACATTGACCATTTTCTGATACGTATGCCTCTCAAGAATGGGCGGTATGAACCGAGTGAACAGAGCATCGTGATGGATTCTGCCAGTGACTATCAGAGAGGTTTGGGTAAAGCGACCATCGTCGAAGAGTGTCGATGTCCTGCCGGATTCCGAGGCACTTCCTGTGAGCGGTGTGATTTCGGCTACAATCGAGCGTTTGTTGGACCGGCGATGGGTTTGTGCATGCCGTGGGAGTGGCATCGGGCACGATACGTTCCAAAGAGTACCACCCCGAGAACTTACCACTACGTTTAA